From Ptychodera flava strain L36383 chromosome 2, AS_Pfla_20210202, whole genome shotgun sequence, the proteins below share one genomic window:
- the LOC139123256 gene encoding uncharacterized protein — MSPGKYCVSRASYLDNQERKRRMKSQTRCAKKHRIKLKANKCLQQSVQELREGDTYTTGIDLVQKTQDIQEIPSLSTEPVPQPIELTDQPVVYFDLETTGSARTSHITQLAAVGPKGCLNVYVIPRIPISEPASRVTGLAMKNGILTQN, encoded by the exons ATGTCTCCAGGGAAGTATTGTGTGTCACGTGCGTCCTATCTGGATAATCAAGAAAGAAAGAGACGGATGAAGAGCCAGACCCGATGTGCCAAAAAACATCGTATCAAGCTGAAGGCAAACAAGTGTTTACAACAGAGTGTCCAAGAACTCCGTGAAGGTGACACATACACAACAGGAATTGACCTTGTTCAAA aaacCCAAGATATACAGGAGATACCTTCCCTCTCTACAGAACCTGTTCCACAACCAATAGAATTGACTGATCAACCTGTAGTGTATTTTGACCTGGAGACTACTGGATCAG caagaacatcacacataacaCAGCTTGCAGCTGTTGGACCAAAAGGGTGTCTGAATGTGTATGTGATACCTAGGATTCCAATAAGTGAACCAGCATCAAGAGTGACCGGTCTGGCAATGAAAAATGGAATCCTAACACAGAATTGA